The genomic region CCACGCCGGCGTCCACGATGTAGGCCCGCCCATCCACCAGTATTGCGGTGGCGGGGCCCGATGCTTCCGGTTCGGGGTTGGGCGTCCCCGTCCCCAGCAGCACGACGTGCATCCCGGTCGAGAGATCGACGCCTCCAGCCGGGGCGGACGGCGCCGTCTCGCCGTCGCCGGCGGCTTCGGCGGCACCGGATCCGGCCTCTCCCGAGCCGCACGCCGAAAACGCCAGCGCGTGGCAGACGGCGAGCAGGCCGGAGGCGGCGTCGGGGCGCTTACGGCTTCGCTTCATGCGGAACATGCGGCAAGATCGTTCGATCGAGCCCGGCGTTCAACCGCTCGACCAGTCTTGACCGGATCCGGCGCAGCCGGCCTTTTGCGGCGATGGACGAACCACGCCGCGCCACGCCTTCCGACCGCCACCCCGTCGCCATCGCCGTCGCGGTCTTCTACGTGCTGCTCTTCGCGGCGCTCGTGTGGCCCGTCTATCCGCGGTTCGCCACCATCGAGCCTCGCGTGCTCGCGATGCCGTTCTCGCTCTTCTACGTCGTCGTCGGACTCCTCTTCTCCTTCTTCGTTCTCTTCGGGTACTACCTGTGGGAACGGAAGCGCGAGACCGCTGACGACGATCCGAACGGCACGGACGGCTGATGCCGGCCTGGCTGATCGTCTTCCTCGTCACGATCGGGTACCTGCTCGCCTCGCTCGCGATCGGGCTCGCCTCCGGCCGCCACGCCTCGGACAGCACGGAGGGCTACGTCGCGGGCGACCGCTCGCTGAACTTCCTCGTCCTCTACTTCATCATGGGGGCCTCGGTGTTCAGCGCGTTCGCCTTCCTGGGCGGGCCCGGCTGGGCCTATTCGCGCGGGGCGGCGGCCTTCTACATCCTCGCCTACGCCTCCGTCGGGCTCGTCCCGTGGTACTTCTTCGGCCCGCGCGTCGCCGCTCTCGGCCGGCGTTTCGGCTACGTCACACAGGCCGAACTCTTCGCGCACCGCTTCGACAGCCGCGCGATCCCGGCCATCCTCGCGGTCCTCTCCATCTTCGCCTTCGTCCCCTACCTGGTGATCCAGATGAAGGGGGCGGGATACGTCTTCAACGTGGTGACGGAGGGACGCGTCCCGCAGTGGGCCGGGTCCGCAATCGCGTACGGGGTCGTCCTCGTCTACGTCTTCCGGAGCGGCGTGCTGGGAGTCGGCTGGACGAACACGTTCCAGGGGATGTTCATGATGGTGCTCGCGTGGGGGCTCGGCCTCTACCTGCCGGCGAAGCTGCACGGCGGCGTGGGTCCCATGTTCGACGCGATCGCCGCCGGGCTCCCGGACATGCTGCGGGGGCCGGGACTCGGGGCGGACGGACAGCCGTGGAGCTGGGGCGCCTACTCGAGTTCGGTCGCCATCTCCGCCTTCGGGTTCAGCGTGTGGCCGCACTACTTCATGAAGATCTACACGGCCCGCGACGTCGACACCCTCAAGCGGACGGTCGTCTATTATCCGACCTTCGCGCTCTTCCTCGTCCCGATCCTCTTCATCGGGTTCTCGGGCGTGCTCGCCTTCCCCGGCGTCGAGCCCGCGGACGCCATCCTGCCCACGATCGTGACGTCGGCGCTGATCGGCTTGCCGCCGGTCATCGTGGGACTCTTCTGCGCGGGGGCGCTCGCGGCCTCGATGTCCACGGGCGACGCGCTCCTGCACGCGGCGGGATCCGTGGCCGTCCGCGACTTCTGGGGAAACCTGCGGCCCGGTGCGCTGGACGACGCGGCGCAGCGGCGCTGGATCCGCCTCATGGTGATCCTCGTGGGCGCCGCCAGCTACGGGCTCGCGCTGATCCCCGGACTCAGCCTCGTGGAGTTGCTGCTCCTCAGCTACGGGTTCATCGCACAGCTCTTCCCGCTGACGGTCGTGACCTTCCTGTGGCGGGGCGTCACGCGCGCGGGGGCGCTGTGGGGCCTCGTGACGGGCGGCGCCATCGCGTTCTTCCTCGATCTGGCGCTGCGGCTGGATCTCGTCTCAGCGGCCGCGACCGCCGGCGTTCACCCGGGGATCTACGGCATGGTCGGGAACGTCCTCGTCATGATCGCCGTCTCCCGCCATACCGGGCGCCTCGCCCCCGCGCACGTCGCCGAGTTCATCGACAACTAGCTCGCTCGGGCGTAGCGGGCCGGCCACAGGAACGCGAGGGCGGCGTTGCCGCGGATTCCCCTCGCCAGTTCGTCGATCACGATGTGCTCGTTCACGGTGTGGGCCAGGCGGTCGTCCCCGGGCCCGAAGCCGACCACGGTCATGCCCGCGAGCCCGAAGTGTCCGCCATCGGTCGCGAAGTCCCAGATGTCGACCGGCGGCTCGGCCCCGAGCGGACCGGCCAGGACCTCGACCGCCGTCCGGACCGCGTCGTGGTCGGCGGGCAGCGAGAGCGCCGGGTTGTCGGCCGGGTACGTCATCTCGTACCCCGCGTAGCTGGAGCGCTCATGCTGCGGGATCAGGATGTCGCTGCTTGACCCCTCGATCTCGCACGCCCGCAGCACCGGAAGGAGTTGCTCCCTGAGCGAGGCCGCGTCCTGCCCGGTCACGGTGCGGCAGTCGAGCGTGACTTCCGCCAGGCCCGGGATGACGTTGCCGCTGGTCTGGTCCGTCCCGATGAGCGTCGGGGCGATCGAGCAGGTGCCCAGGTCGGGATCGTGCGCGAGGTCGACGTCCTCCAGCGCGGCGAGGAACCGTCCGAGCACAGTCAGCGGATTGCGGCCGATGTCGGTCATCGAGGCGTGGGCCATCTTCCCCCGCACCTGGACGCGGAGTTCGATCCGGCCCCGGTGTCCGCGACGGACCTCGTTGCGGCTGGGCTCGCCGATCAGGACCAGGTCGGGCCGTAGCGTTTCGGCCATGTAGCGGGCACCGAGTCCCCCGACTTCCTCCTGTACCGTTCCGGTTACGTAGACGTCGCCGGGGGGCCGCCGTCCGGCGGCGATGAGCCGGGCGACGCCGTGCATCTGCGCCGCGAGCGGTCCCTTGATGTCGATCGCACCGCGCCCCCACAGCAGGCCGTCATGTATTTCGCCGCCGTAGGGGTCGTGGGGCCAGTCGGCCGGATCCCCGGCGTCCACATGGTCGAGGTGGGTGTTGAACATCACAGAGGGAGCGTCGCCGAGCCCCCGGAGGAGACCGATGACGTTGCCCGCCGCGTCGTACTCGACTTCGTCGTAGCCGAGCTCGCGCATCTCGTCGACGACGAGCATGGCGAGTTCGCCTTCTTCGCCGGGCATCGACTGCGTGCGGATGAGCCGCTGGAGGAACCGGACGCAGGCGTCGAGTCCCTCGCCGGACAACTCCGAAACGGTGCGGTCGTTTGACATGGTCATGATCGGCTCTCAGGGGGTTCGGGGTTTGGTCGGCGGCAGCCGCGAGCGTGGAATCTAGCGCGGAAGGTTCCTGCGGGAACGTCTCGCCGCCCGCTTCAGTCGTCAGTAACGGAGGGCGGGAGGCCGATGGGCCGAGCCGCCCCGATGGCCGCCGCCGCCGCGAGCGTCTGTCCCTCCCCGCGCGGGGGCCCGACGACCTGCAGCCCGACCGGCAGCCCCGCGGCATCCAGCCCCGCCGGGACGCAGGCCACGGGCAGGCCGGGCATCGAGAGGAGGAAGGTGGGGGCGATCCAGTCCACGTACGTATTCATCGGCCGCCCCCCGACCGTCTCCGGATAGTTCTGCTCCGCCGGGAAGGGCGGGATCGCCATGCACGGCGTCAGGAGCGCGTCGTAGCCTTCGAGGAGGACGAGAAGCGCCTCCCTCACCCGGCGGCGCGCGTTCTCCGCCGCGCCGATCTCGGCCGGGGTCAGCGCCAGGCCGGAGCGGAGGTTCGCCGACACGTTGGGGCCGAAGGCATCGACCCGGTGGAGTTCGGCCTCAAAGTGGGACACGAACCAGTGCCCGCGGAGGACGAGGAACGCGTCCCACGCCCAGGAGAGGTCGAGATCCACCTCGTCGACCTGCGCGCCCGCCGACCGAAGCGACGCCACGGAGTCGCGGCATGCCGCCTCTACGCCGCCGTCGATGCCGATGCGCGCGATGTCGCCGCACCAGGCCCAGCGGCATCCGGCGAGATCCGCGGCGCCGGGTGCCGGCCAGCGCGGCTC from Candidatus Palauibacter scopulicola harbors:
- a CDS encoding sodium:solute symporter family protein, whose translation is MPAWLIVFLVTIGYLLASLAIGLASGRHASDSTEGYVAGDRSLNFLVLYFIMGASVFSAFAFLGGPGWAYSRGAAAFYILAYASVGLVPWYFFGPRVAALGRRFGYVTQAELFAHRFDSRAIPAILAVLSIFAFVPYLVIQMKGAGYVFNVVTEGRVPQWAGSAIAYGVVLVYVFRSGVLGVGWTNTFQGMFMMVLAWGLGLYLPAKLHGGVGPMFDAIAAGLPDMLRGPGLGADGQPWSWGAYSSSVAISAFGFSVWPHYFMKIYTARDVDTLKRTVVYYPTFALFLVPILFIGFSGVLAFPGVEPADAILPTIVTSALIGLPPVIVGLFCAGALAASMSTGDALLHAAGSVAVRDFWGNLRPGALDDAAQRRWIRLMVILVGAASYGLALIPGLSLVELLLLSYGFIAQLFPLTVVTFLWRGVTRAGALWGLVTGGAIAFFLDLALRLDLVSAAATAGVHPGIYGMVGNVLVMIAVSRHTGRLAPAHVAEFIDN
- a CDS encoding M20/M25/M40 family metallo-hydrolase — its product is MTMSNDRTVSELSGEGLDACVRFLQRLIRTQSMPGEEGELAMLVVDEMRELGYDEVEYDAAGNVIGLLRGLGDAPSVMFNTHLDHVDAGDPADWPHDPYGGEIHDGLLWGRGAIDIKGPLAAQMHGVARLIAAGRRPPGDVYVTGTVQEEVGGLGARYMAETLRPDLVLIGEPSRNEVRRGHRGRIELRVQVRGKMAHASMTDIGRNPLTVLGRFLAALEDVDLAHDPDLGTCSIAPTLIGTDQTSGNVIPGLAEVTLDCRTVTGQDAASLREQLLPVLRACEIEGSSSDILIPQHERSSYAGYEMTYPADNPALSLPADHDAVRTAVEVLAGPLGAEPPVDIWDFATDGGHFGLAGMTVVGFGPGDDRLAHTVNEHIVIDELARGIRGNAALAFLWPARYARAS